One Persicobacter psychrovividus DNA window includes the following coding sequences:
- a CDS encoding RluA family pseudouridine synthase has protein sequence MSEEKNDFFDEEINELYEHHRIVADPKQAIIRLDKFLMDKLPNASRSKIQKGIKDGFITVNDKTVKPNHKLHPEDVVVMAMPEPPRDTDVVPEDIPLNIVYEDDHLLVVNKEAGMVVHPAHQNWSGTLVNALAYHFKNLPEMEGNTGRPGLVHRIDKDTSGLLVIAKTEQAMSGLARQFFDHSIERTYNALVWGEPKEQEGTINVNIGRSLKDRRVVDAFPEGDFGRVAITHYKVIKPLRYVTMIQCNLETGRTHQIRAHMKYLGHPLFSDAMYGGNKILKGTSFSKYKQFVDNCFKIMPRQALHAKSLGFEHPISKEWMQFECELPEDFTNVLAKWDQYVTHND, from the coding sequence ATGAGTGAAGAAAAAAATGATTTTTTCGATGAAGAAATCAATGAGTTATATGAACATCATCGTATCGTAGCAGATCCCAAACAAGCCATTATCCGCCTGGATAAATTCTTGATGGACAAGCTGCCCAATGCGAGCCGTAGTAAGATTCAGAAGGGAATCAAAGATGGTTTCATCACCGTCAATGATAAAACCGTAAAGCCCAACCACAAATTACACCCTGAGGATGTAGTGGTCATGGCCATGCCAGAGCCGCCACGCGATACCGATGTGGTGCCTGAGGACATCCCCCTAAATATTGTATATGAAGACGACCATTTGTTGGTTGTGAACAAGGAAGCGGGGATGGTAGTACACCCAGCGCACCAGAACTGGTCTGGCACTTTGGTGAATGCCCTTGCGTATCACTTTAAAAACCTGCCAGAAATGGAAGGTAACACCGGACGCCCAGGCTTGGTTCACCGAATTGATAAAGACACCAGTGGTTTGTTGGTGATTGCCAAAACGGAGCAGGCAATGTCGGGATTGGCCCGCCAGTTTTTTGACCACAGCATTGAGCGTACCTACAACGCTTTAGTTTGGGGAGAGCCCAAAGAGCAGGAAGGGACCATCAATGTAAACATTGGCCGATCTTTGAAAGATCGTCGGGTTGTTGATGCTTTCCCTGAAGGGGATTTCGGTCGCGTAGCCATCACCCACTATAAAGTAATCAAGCCATTGCGCTATGTCACCATGATTCAGTGTAACCTTGAAACAGGGCGTACACACCAGATTCGTGCACATATGAAATACCTTGGCCACCCACTTTTCAGTGATGCCATGTACGGAGGAAATAAAATACTGAAAGGTACCTCATTCTCAAAATACAAGCAGTTTGTTGATAATTGTTTCAAGATTATGCCTCGGCAGGCTTTGCATGCCAAATCGCTTGGTTTTGAGCACCCGATCAGTAAAGAATGGATGCAGTTTGAGTGCGAACTTCCTGAGGACTTCACCAATGTGCTGGCCAAATGGGATCAATACGTTACTCATAACGACTAA
- a CDS encoding acyl-CoA desaturase has translation MAVILFFIFTWYFSLFFQTFFLHRYAAHKTFSMSKKTEKVFFILTWIGQGSSYLSPYAYGVLHRMHHAFADTEKDPHSPIYDKNLFYMMFRTKKIFTDILYSRTEVEKRFTRGVPEWKSFDLFASSWVSRIGWGLVYVAFYVAFADHILLWLLLPVQFLLAPVHGVIINWFAHKYGYRNFDVSDTSKNLLPVDFLMMGESYHNNHHSMGHRPNFGVKWWEIDPTYLIIKILNTVGIIKLRKVKS, from the coding sequence ATGGCAGTTATTCTTTTCTTTATCTTTACCTGGTATTTCTCCCTGTTTTTCCAGACCTTCTTTCTGCACAGATATGCAGCTCATAAAACATTCTCCATGTCGAAAAAAACCGAAAAGGTCTTTTTTATCCTGACATGGATTGGGCAAGGCTCAAGTTACCTGAGCCCCTATGCTTATGGCGTATTGCACCGTATGCACCATGCTTTTGCAGATACTGAGAAAGACCCACATTCCCCGATTTACGACAAGAACCTTTTTTATATGATGTTCCGCACCAAGAAAATCTTCACCGATATTCTTTACAGCAGAACCGAAGTAGAAAAAAGATTTACCCGTGGTGTACCCGAATGGAAAAGTTTTGATCTATTCGCTTCAAGCTGGGTTTCAAGAATCGGCTGGGGTTTGGTATATGTTGCCTTTTACGTTGCCTTTGCCGATCATATCCTTTTGTGGCTATTGCTGCCAGTACAATTTCTTCTTGCTCCTGTTCATGGGGTTATTATCAACTGGTTTGCGCACAAATACGGGTACCGTAACTTTGATGTGTCGGATACCTCCAAGAACCTTTTGCCAGTAGATTTTCTGATGATGGGCGAATCTTACCATAACAATCACCACTCTATGGGGCATCGCCCGAACTTTGGTGTAAAGTGGTGGGAGATCGACCCCACCTATCTTATCATTAAGATCCTGAATACTGTTGGAATAATTAAATTAAGAAAAGTTAAAAGTTAA